The Candidatus Hydrogenedentota bacterium genome contains the following window.
GCGTTTTCGACCTGAACCGGCACGGGGTCGTGGGGGGTGCGCATCAGCCGCTTCAGCCCCTCGGCCACACCGCGCTCCGCGGCGTGCAGGAGAGGGGAGTAGCAGGCGTCCCCCTCGAGGATGACGCGCCGATCGGCGGCCAGTTCGGTGATGATCTCCTCGACCCGGCCCGGCGCGGCCTCGAGGAGGGCGGCCGCGTTGTCGCGCAACTGCTCCCTCGGGAGGAAGGCGTGTCCGTCGTTGGCCGCCCCGGCGAGGGCGTGGGCGACACCGGCGCGCAGGCGCTGGGGCGCGTCCGGGGCGATGCCCAGGCTTCTCGCGATGCGGTCGGCGCCCTGGAAGGCGATGCCGGAGATGTCCTCCGCCAGCCGGTAGGGGTTGTCGCGGAGGACCGCCACGGCGCCGTCGCCGTACTGCTTGTATATTTTCACGGCCTGTCCGGTGGGGACGCCGTGGCCCTGGAGGAAGATCATGATGGACTGGACGGCCTTCTGTTTTGACCAGGACTCGCGGATTTGCGCGGCGCGCTTTTTGCCGATGCCGGGCACGGCCATGAGCCGCCGGGGCTGCTGGTCTATGACCCGGAGGGTTTCCGCGCCGAAGGCGGCGACGAGGCGGCGGGCGTACTCGGGGCCGATGCCCTCGATGAGCCCCGAGCCGAGGTATTTCTCGATGCCCTCGACCGTGCCGGGGAGGACCGTCTCATAGCGGGCGACGCGTACCTGGCGGCCAAACTTCGGGTCCTCGACCCAGCGCCCGGCGATGCGGATGGTCTCGCCGGGGGAGACGGCCATGAGGTTGCCGACAAAAGTCACCAGGCCGTCCCGGTCCGGCACGCGGAGGCGGGCGACAAAGAAGCCGTTTTCCGTGTTCTCGTAGACAATGCGCTCGACGACGCCCTCGAAGGAGACCTCCACCTCGATGTCAGACTGGTTGGGGTCGCCGTCTTTCGGGGGCGGCGCGGGGCGCGACACGCCCGGCGGAAGCCGGTCGCCCCGGTCGGCGGGGGTCCAGGGCGGGGTCATAGGGGCTCGCTGTCAAAGCGCCGCACGTGGATGATGTCCGTGGCGGCGCGGGGGCTCTGCCCCGCCAGGTAGAGGGCGGTGTGGGCGATGTCCTCCGGGGTCATCCAGTCGGTCTTGTCGCGGTGGGGCATGTTCTCGCGCGCCATGCGCGTGTCCACGCCGCCGGGGCAGATGGCGTGGACGGCGATGCCGTGGCCGCGCAGTTCCAGGGCAAGGGTTTTGGTCAGTCCGTTCACGGCGTGCTTGGCGGCGCAGTAGGCGCTCTGCTCCGGGAGTCCCTTGAGGCCGGAGACGCTGGAGATGTTGATGATGCGCCCGCTTTTTCGGGCCATCATGCCGGGGAGGAAGGCCCGGGTGCAGAGGAAGGTGCCCGTGAGGTTCACCTCGATGGTCTGGCGCCAGTCCTCGAGGGTGAGTTCGTGAAAGGGCTTGAACCGGCCAAACCCGGCGTTGTTCACCAGCAGGTCCACCTGGCCGAACTCCGCGAGGACGGTTTCCGCCATGGCGGCGACGGACTGCGGGTCCGCCACGTCGCAGGGGACCGCCAGGGCGCGTCGGCGCAGGGACATGACCATGCGGGCCGTGCCCTCGAGCTCGGCCTCCGTGCGCGCCGCCAGTGCCACGTCGCAGCCCTCGCGCGCGAAGGCCAGGGCGATGGCCCGGCCGATGCCGCGGCCCGCGCCGGTGATGACCGCCGTTTTTCCCGCCAAAAACATATGCTCGTTCTCCAGGGTGATGGGTGTCCCGGCGTCAATGCTACACAGCGCGGGAGGACGGAGACAAGCGGGGGGCGGGGCAGGCGGTGTTTGCGGGCATCACCGGTAATGTGAGATGCTTAAACCATAGGGAATCAAGGCTGCCGGCCAAGCGTGAACACCAATGACACCCATATACCATATCACGCACATGAACAACCTTCCCGGAATCATTGCCGCGGGCGGTTTGCGGTGTGACGGGCTTCGCGCCCAGAACTGCGGGGGCATTGTCGGCATCGCCCACCAGCACATCAAAGACCGGCGCGCCAAACGGAAAGTGCCATGCGCGGCGCAGGGCACACTGTCAGACTATGTCCCTTTCTACTTTGCGCCAAGGTCTCCGATGCTTTACACCATACACCAGGGCAACGTGAACGGATATGCCGGAGGGCAGCGCCCCATCGTGCATTTGGTGTCTTCCGTGGAGCAGGCCATTGGCATGGGAAACCCATGGTGTTTCACAGACGGCCATGCGGTCATGGCGTATTCGAGGTTTTTCTGCCATTTGGACAATCTTAAAGAGGTGGACTGGCCTCTCATGAAATCACGGCTCTGGTACGATACTGATTCAGACCCAGACCGCACATGCAGACGGCAGGCTGAATTTCTCGCACACCAGTCATTTCCCTGGACGGCCATGGCTGAAATTGGGGTTGTTGACGACGGCATTAGGTTGCAAGTGGAGACAGCGTTGGCGGGAAGTGACCACAAGCCCCCCGTTGTTGTCCATGAAGACTGGTACTACTGAGGACAGAGACAATGCTTATGCAAGTGCAGGGCAATCTTCTTGAGGCTGACGCCGAAGCCCTTGTGAACACGGTGAACACCGTGGGTGTCATGGGGAAAGGCATCGCGTTGCAGTTCAAGAAGGCCTTTCCGGAGAATTTCGCGGCGTACAAAAGAGCCTGTGACGGGAACGAGGTTGTGCCGGGCAAAATGTTTGTGTTTGAGACCAACGGGCTGCACAATCCCAAATACATCATCAATTTTCCCACCAAACGCCATTGGAGGGAGCGGTCCCGGATGGCGGACATCGAGGAGGGACTCCGGGACCTTGCCGCGACGGTGGTCCGGCTGGGCATTCACCGTGTCGCCGTGCCCCCCCTGGGGTGTGGAAACGGCGGGTTGGACTGGGGCCGTGTATTCCCCCGCATGGAAACGCTGCTTTCTGAATTGCCGGATGTCCAGTTTCTGGTCTATGCGCCCAACGGCGCGCCGACTCCGCAGGAAATGCCCAACCGGACAACACGCCCCCGGATGACGGCGGGCCGGGCCGCAGTCCTCGGCTTGATCCGGCGGTATGGTGTTGCCGGATATCGCACCACCCTCCTTGAAGTGCAAAAACTGGTGTATTTTCTCCAGGTCGCGGGGGAGCCGCTGGAAAGGGTTCAGTTTGTGCGCGGCAAGTATGGACCTTATGCGGACACGCTCCGGCATGTTCTTAACCGCATGGAAGGGCACTTTATCCAGGGCTATGGCGACGGGGCAAACCGGCCCGGTGACTCCATCGAGCTGTTGGGGGACGCCATGCAGGAGGCGGAGGCGTTTCTGGAAGGCCACAAAGAGACCAAAAAGCGGTTTGACCGGGTAACCCGTCTCATAGAAGGCTTCGAAACCCCCTACGGCATGGAACTGCTGGCCACTGTGCATTGGGTCGGGGCAAACGAGGACATGCTTGCCCGGGGAGATGTTGACGCGGCCATTGCCGGCGTGAAGGCCTGGAGCGCCCGCAAGAAAGAGATGTTTAAGCCCGAGCACATCAAAGTGGCCTGGACCCGGTTAAACGAGCAGCAGTGGTGGTGAAAGGCGGAATCGCCTCCTTTTTCTTTTTGGGAACGCCAATCTCCTGATTGGCCCTTCCCAAGATGCCAATCAGGAGATTGGCGTTCCCAGGGAAATTGTCTTGACATGTCACCCGCCGAAGCGGGCGCGCTGCTCCGGCAGCCAGCGGTCCAGGAGGTCGCGGCAGTTGATGACTTTCGCCGCGAGGTCCAGGGGCACATAGAAGTAGTGGTTGGAGGCCTCGTAGCCGATGCGGGAGTCCGTGGTCTGGAGGGCGTAGAGCCGCGCGGCGATGCGCTCCTCGTCCCGGATGATTTTTTCGAGTTCCCGCAGGAGCGGGGCGGCCGCGTCCGCAGTCTCCGCGGTGTCGAGCCGGCCGCGCAGGACCACGAAGCGGGTCTGGTTGGCCACGCTGTGGAAGTGGGCGGCGCAGG
Protein-coding sequences here:
- a CDS encoding SDR family oxidoreductase → MFLAGKTAVITGAGRGIGRAIALAFAREGCDVALAARTEAELEGTARMVMSLRRRALAVPCDVADPQSVAAMAETVLAEFGQVDLLVNNAGFGRFKPFHELTLEDWRQTIEVNLTGTFLCTRAFLPGMMARKSGRIINISSVSGLKGLPEQSAYCAAKHAVNGLTKTLALELRGHGIAVHAICPGGVDTRMARENMPHRDKTDWMTPEDIAHTALYLAGQSPRAATDIIHVRRFDSEPL
- a CDS encoding DUF4433 domain-containing protein; the encoded protein is MTPIYHITHMNNLPGIIAAGGLRCDGLRAQNCGGIVGIAHQHIKDRRAKRKVPCAAQGTLSDYVPFYFAPRSPMLYTIHQGNVNGYAGGQRPIVHLVSSVEQAIGMGNPWCFTDGHAVMAYSRFFCHLDNLKEVDWPLMKSRLWYDTDSDPDRTCRRQAEFLAHQSFPWTAMAEIGVVDDGIRLQVETALAGSDHKPPVVVHEDWYY
- a CDS encoding macro domain-containing protein, producing the protein MLMQVQGNLLEADAEALVNTVNTVGVMGKGIALQFKKAFPENFAAYKRACDGNEVVPGKMFVFETNGLHNPKYIINFPTKRHWRERSRMADIEEGLRDLAATVVRLGIHRVAVPPLGCGNGGLDWGRVFPRMETLLSELPDVQFLVYAPNGAPTPQEMPNRTTRPRMTAGRAAVLGLIRRYGVAGYRTTLLEVQKLVYFLQVAGEPLERVQFVRGKYGPYADTLRHVLNRMEGHFIQGYGDGANRPGDSIELLGDAMQEAEAFLEGHKETKKRFDRVTRLIEGFETPYGMELLATVHWVGANEDMLARGDVDAAIAGVKAWSARKKEMFKPEHIKVAWTRLNEQQWW